The sequence ACAAATCCTACAGAGTACAGGATGCTACGTCATTAAGAAATGTTCCTCAAGTACACGGGGCAGTTAAGAAGACAATCAAAGATGCCTATAACGGTTCTTACGGAAATGAACTCCTGTTGCGATAATCCGTTAATATTTTCTGACGAGGATGACGGACAGGTATTGATGGGCTGTAATGCTGATGGCTCATTTGTGGGAATTGAAGCTGATTCTTTATGCATGGCAATGACCATGATGGCAAAAATGTCAGAAAGAAGGACCCATAGACTGGTTAACCTATTTAACATTTATAAATGGATGTCCAAGTATTGTGATGATGCACCAACTATGGTTGGTTATAGCTTGATACTATAACTAACCATAGTTTTTTTTGACTTATCCTATATCAAGTTTATCATGCTATAGTCAAGATATTAGTTTAGGGGGTTAGCTCATGAGATACAATATTGAAGCTTATTTAAAGGAACGAATTCTTGTTTTAGATGGTGCAATGGGAACCTGTATTCAGGGCTATGACTTAAATGAACAAGAGTTCATAGGAAGTTGTCATTGTCATAAAGGTCAAAAGGGGAATAATGACCTTTTGAATATTTCTCATCCAGAGATTATTGAAGCAATCCATAAACGTTATCTGGAAGCTGGAGCGGATATTATTGAGACTAATACCTTTAATGCCACTAGAATCTCTCAAAAGGATTATGGTATGGAGGATAAGGTCTACGAACTTAATCTCCAGGGGGCAAAGCTCGCAAGAGAAGCGGCAGATCTTTTTACGAAGGCCGAGCCCAGTAAACCGCGTTTTGTAGCCGGTTCAGTGGGGCCTACCAATCGAACGGCCTCGCTTTCACCGGATGTCGAAAATCCAGGTATCAGAAATATTAGTTTTGACGAACTCGTACTTGCCTATGGTGAACAGATTCAGGGGCTGGTCGAGGGAGGAGTCGATCTGATAATGATTGAAACCATCTTTGATTCCTTAAATGCTAGGGCAGCGATATTTGCAGCGGAAGATGTCTTTAAGGAAAAAGGCTTGACCCTGCCCATCATTATCTCCGGGACTGTAGCGGATAAGAGTGGTCGAATCTTATCCGGGCAAACCCTTGAAGCGTTTGTCTATACTATGAAGGGAGAAGAAATCCTTGGGATCGGATTAAACTGTTCCTTTGGAGCCCGGGATTTAATTCCCTTCATTAAATATCTTTCCAAAACACAAGATCGTTATGTAACCTTTCACCCCAATGCGGGTCTGCCAAACTCCCTAGGGGAGTATGAGGAACGACCGGAAGAAACGGCAGCGCTGGTCAAGGAATTAGCAGAGCAAGGACATTTAAATATTGTCGGAGCCTGCTGTGGTTCAACACCAGCCCACATTAAAGCGATTGCTGAAGCCGTCGAGGGTATTAAACCAAGAAAAATTCCTCAACTGGAGAAAGAGACGGTTTACTGTGGTCTCGAAGCCATTGTTATTAAGAACGAAAATAACTTTGTCAATATTGGGGAACGAACGAATGTTTCCGGATCGGCTAAGTTTGCCAGACTGATTCGAGAGAAAAACTATGAAGCAGCCTTATTTGTGGCCAAAGAACAGGTGGAAAATGGAGCGCAAATTATTGATATAAACTTTGACGATGGTCTGCTTGATGCCGTAAATGAAATGGACATATTTCTGAAACTTCTTGCTGGCGAGCCAGATATTGCCAGAGTTCCGGTGATGATTGATTCGTCAAAATTTGAGGTTTTAGAAGTAGGGTTAAAGGCCATCCAAGGAAAAGCCGTCGTCAATTCTATCAGCCTAAAAGTTGGGGAAGCGGAATTCCTTCGGCAAGCAACGTTAATTAAACGCTATGGTGCAGGCGTTGTGGTGATGGCTTTTGATGAGCAAGGTCAGGCCGATACGTTTGAGAGGAGAATCGCAGTTTGCCAAAGAGCGTATGAGTTATTAGTCACTAAGGTGAAGTTTCCCCCAACGGATATCATTTTCGACCCTAATATTTTGGCGATTGCCACAGGGATTGAAGAGCATAATAATTACGCGGTGGATTTTATCAACACGGTAAAATGGATCAAGGCAAATCTCCCTTATGCCAAGGTTAGTGGTGGAGTAAGCAATTTATCTTTCTCCTTTAGAGGGAACAATGCCATCAGGGAAGCGATGCACTCTGTGTTTTTGTATCACGCTATTGCAGCAGGGATGGATATGGCCATAGTCAACCCCAGTATGATTCAGATTTATGATGAGATCGATAAGGACCTCCTGGAAAAGGTCGAAGCTGTCGTGCTGAATAAGACGTCGGATTCTGCCGAAAAACTCTTAGAGTTTGCAGAAAACTACCAAGCGTCGGGTGGAGATCAAGTTGAGAATAAACTGGCTTGGAGAGAAAAAGGGCCCAAGGAGCGGTTAATTCAGGCGTTAGTCAAAGGGATCGCTGAATTTATCGAAGAAGACGTTGAAGAGGTCAGAGGGCAATATGCCAGGGCAGAAATGGTGATCGAGGGCCCGCTAATGGATGGAATGAAGGTGGTGGGAGAATTATTCGGAGATGGCAAGATGTTTCTCCCTCAAGTTGTAAAAAGCGCCAGAGTTATGAAAAAGGCGGTAAGCTTATTATTACCGTACATTGAAGCAGAGAAGAAGGGAAGTGAAAGCAGCAGTGCAGGAAAAGTGGTCGCCGCAACTGTAAAGGGGGATGTCCATGATATCGGCAAAAACATTGTTTCAGTCATTCTGTCTTGCAATAATTTCGAAGTGATTGATCTAGGAGTCATGGCCTCTTGCGAAGTAATACTTCAGGCAGCTAAAAGAGAAAAGGCTGATATCATAGCTCTGAGTGGGCTGATTACGCCGTCACTAGATGAGATGTCGAATGTGGCAGAGGAAATGGAGCGGCAAGGGTTTAATATTCCCCTGATGATTGGCGGAGCAACAACTTCTAAGACTCACACAGCCTTAAAGATTGCACCCAAGTATTCAAAGGGAGTCGTGTATAGCGTCGACGCTTCAAAGGCTGTAGAAGTTGCCAAAAAGCTGGTGGATAGGAATCAGCGAGATGGCTATTTGACCCAATTAGGGGAAGAATACCAAGCTATACGAGAAAACTATGGGAAAATTGAACGCAAGATGGTACCCCTGGAAGAAGCTCGAGCAAAGAAATTTAAACTGGATTGGACTAAGGAGCATATAACGATTCCTAACTTGATTGGAATCAAACATTTAGAGAATTTCCCGATCAGGGAGCTAAGAAACTATATTGATTGGTCGTATTTCTTTGTTGCCTGGAATATGGGAATGGCGTATCCGAAAATTATGAAGGATCCTAAATACGGCGAGGAAGCTAAAAAACTTTTTGAGGATGCTAATCAAATGTTAGATTTAGTAGAGCAGGAAGGCATACTGACAGCCAATGCCGTTTTGGGTATTTTTCCAGCAAACTCTCTAGGTGATGACCTTGAACTTTACCATAATGGCAGGGTCACAACCTTCAATATGTTAAGGCAACAAGCGGTTTCCAAGGAGAATGTCTATCGATCCCTTGCCGATTATATAGCTCCTAAGGAGAGCGGGATAACGGATTATTTAGGTGGATTTATTGTGACGACAGGAATAGGCGCTAAGCAGTATGCAGAGAAACTCAAAGAACAAGGGGACGACTACGGAGCCATCATGGTCAAACTTCTGGCCGATCGGTTAGCAGAAGCTTTCGCAGAGTTATTACATCTTCAAGTGCGAAAGGATTATTGGGGATACTCTCCTGATGAAAGTACAAAATCTATAGCAGCGTTAACAGAATCATTTAGGGGGATCAGGCCGGCCTTTGGATATCCTTGTCTCAGGGATCATGCTGAGAAAACAAAGCTTTTCCAACTTTTAGAGGGAGAACGGCATACGGGTGTCACGTTAACAGAACATTATATGATGGACCCGGTTGCTAGTGTGTGTGGGTTGTATTTCGCTTCTGAGGAGGCCGACTATTTTGATATCAACAGGGTCGATAAGGAGCAATTGGATGATTATGCAAGGCGTAATCAGAAAGGTCTTAAAGAGATCGAGAAGATGTTAGGTACTATTTTGAGATAAAATAAAGAATAAGGAAGAGAAGGTCTGTATCAAAATTTAGTTTATAGTTTGATACAGACCTTTACGCTACAGGTAATCATCTTCGATATAAAAAAGTGTGCTCCTCTATCATATGCTTGTTTGGTGTGCATTGATCAAAAAAGAAAATAATGCTAAAATTCCGAAAAGGCTATTGAAAAAGAAAAAAGGTTATGCTAACCTGTAAAAAACGCAAGTACAAGTAATTTTCTATATATCAAAGTAATTGAATAATTAGGAATAAGTGATTTTTTCTCTGAGGGGAAGAAATTGAAAAGGGAAGTCAGTGGAAGCTGACGCGGTGCCCGCCACTGTAAGAGGGAGTCAACTTACATAATGTCACTGGGGAACTATCTCTTGGGAAGACGTAAGCTGATGATGAACTTAAGCCAGGAAACCTGCTTATTTCCAGGTCAGAACTGCCTACGGGAATGTTAGGGGGTGTTTGAGTGTATTTGGGAGTACTTTTATTGTCAGATACCAGCTAAACCTTTTACCTTAGATGGGGTAAAGGGTTTTTGTTTTTTATCATTAGCCAAGATAGCTCTAGTTGCACTTTGCTGGTCGCAGTTTTAAGGATATCACATAGATGGATCTACTATACGAGGGGAGTAGCCATCTTGTGCATTCAAATAAAAATTTGGGGGTAAATGAATGAAAAGAAAAATATTTCGATTTTTCATTACCGTGGTCACCATGACCACAATGTTAGTCGGTTGTGCAGCCAGCCCAACCGCAACGGTTCCAGCAAATAAACCAAGCAGCGTCATCATCGCAATTCAGCAAGATGCCGAACCTGCAGCAGGTTTTGACCCGATCACAGGTTGGGGATCAAGTCAGAACGATCCATTAATTCAAAGTATCCTGGTAAATGTCCAAGATGACGTTTCTATTGCGTGCGACCTTGCTACAGAATATTCCGTCTCTGATGATGGATTGGTCTGGACATTTAAGATACGTCCCGATGTGAAATTCACTGACGGCGTCGCACTCACAGCAAAGGACGTTGCCTTTACTTTTAATACCGCTAAGAAAACCGTATCCTCGCGAGACCTTTCTATGTTTGAAAAGGCTGAGGCTATTGATGACACTACGGTGAAATTAACCCTAAATAAACCCTATTCACCATTCATATATATTGTGGCGTGTCTGGGTATTGTGCCTGAACACGCATACAATTCTGCCTACGGAACAAATCCTATCGGCTCCGGACCTTTTATGCTCAAACAGTGGGATAAAGGCGAGCAGGTAATTTTTGAAGCTAACCCTGACTATTATGGCAAAGTATCAAAAATGAAGCAGTTGACAGTTGTGTTTATGACCGAGGAAGCGGCGTACGCAGCAGCTAAGGCTGGACAGGTAGACATTGCTTATTCCAGTGCTTCTTTCACGAAAACTCCGATTCCGGGATATGAAATCGTAGATTTCACAACCACTGATCACAGAGAGTTGAATTTGCCGGTGATACCTGCGGGAAATATGGTTAAAACAATAAACGGTGACAAAGAAGTTAAAGGGGGTAACGATGTTACCAGCAATCTGGCGGTGCGCCAAGCTATGTCCTATGCCATAGACAGACAAAAAATAGCAGATATTGTTTTTAATGGCTACGCAACTCCGGCGTACAGCGCCAGCCCGGGCCTGCCCTGGGAGAATGAGGCTGTTAAAGTAGAGTATAATCCTGAAAAGGCAAAATCTATCATGGAGGCCGATGGCTGGGTCAAGAATAAGGACGGCATATATGAAAAGAATGGTCTTGTTGCCGAAGTCACAGTAACCTGCATGGCTGAAGCCACTCGCCAAAGTATTCTAATGGCTGTTAAAGAAATGTTGGATAAGTTTGGAATCAGAATTAATATTAAAGGTGGCATGCCATGGGAAGAAATCGATCCATTGACCTATTCCGCCCCTAATTTGATTGGCGGAGGAGCATATTCACCTATAAGCGACATCGGCAGATTTTATACCGGCAAGAACCGTGCTGTCTATTCAAACAAAGCTGTAGATAAGCACATGAACGACGGTCTGGCGGCTAAAACCGTTGAAGAAACTTATAAGAATTTTAAGCTTGCAGCCTGGGATGGCACCACTGGCTATGCTACTATCGGCGATTGCCCCTTCGTCTTTATAGTTACAGTAGATGCAATCTATTTTGCTAAAGAAGGATTAAATGTCGTAAAAGAACAAATTATCCCTCATGATACCGGCTGGTTTATTTGCGACAACGTTAACAGATGGTCCTGGGATTAATTTAACGGAACAATATGAGCAAGCCCGCCCGATAGGTCGGGCTTGTATCATGAAAAAGAGGTGATTTTATGAGCGGTACATTGGGCAATCCCATTGTCAGGAGTCTCAATACTCTCTGGAAACTGGTGCTGGTGCTTTTAGCCGTAAGCTTCATTTCCTTTGCCTTAATTGATGCATCCCCGATTGATCCCGTGGCAGCTTATGTGGGACATCAAGGCAAAGACAATCTGGATCTGGTCGAATTGCAACGCCTTCAGGATTATTTTGGCATGAACGAACCATTCTTCCCACGTTATTTAAATTGGGTGGGAGGATTATTGCACGGCGATTTGGGTGTATCCTTAATATACCATCAACCAGTTGAACAAGTTATTGGTGCTAAGATAGCCAGTTCTCTTATGCTGATGTTGACAGCATGGGCTTTATCCGGCGTACTGGGTTTTTTTCTCGGAGTCTTAGCAGGCGTGTTTCGAGACAGGGTTTTGGACAAATTGATCAAAGGATATTCGCTTTTGCTTGCCAGTGCGCCAACCTTTTGGCTGGCCATGCTGATGTTGATCATTTTTTCAGTTTGGTTAAAGATATTTCCCATTGGACTGAGTGTTCCTATCGGGGTATTAGCTGAGAATGTTACCTTTGCTGATTCAATCCGACACTTGATTTTACCTGCAGTAACCCTGAGCGTCATTGGCATAGCGAACATTACTTTGCATACAAGAGAAAAAATGATTGAAATAATGGGACAGGACTATATTTTATATGCAAGATCCCGCGGAGAGAATCTTCCAGCGATTGTAAAGAACCACGGCTTGCGTAATGTCCTTCTGCCCGCGATTACACTGCAATTTGCTTCTTTCAGTGAGATTATCGGCGGTTCGGTGCTTGTAGAACAAGTGTTTTCATATCCGGGCCTGGGACAGTCGGCAGTATCAGCCGGACTGCGCGGCGACGCCCCACTGTTGTTAGGTATAGTAATGGTTACGGCGATTATGGTGTTTGCCGGAAACATGACAGCCAACGTATTATACGGAATTGTGGATCCGAGAATCAGGAGGGGTGTGCATGGATAACCCAATAATGGTTAAGCCGGTTTTGTCTAGCGCTAAGAAAAGTCGTATCAACCAACGACAGAAGACTATTATCTTGTTGGTATTATCCATAGGGATTTTTGTTGCTATCCTCGTAGCCGGTTATCTATGCACTGATAAAGCAGTAAATGGCTCTTTTATGGAGAGTAATATTACGCCGTGCATCGAACACCCTTTCGGTACGGATTGGCTAGGCAGAGATATGCTTGCCAGAACATTGAAAGGGCTGTCTATTAGTATCATAATAGGCTTGGTGGCTTCCACGCTGAGTGCAATTATTGCACTGATGCTGGGTTTTATGACGGCTACATTTGGTAAACGTATGGATTCGTTAATAAATTTTCTGGTAAATACATCCATGGGGCTGCCGCATATTCTATTGCTCATACTGATCTGTGTTGCTGTGGGGAAAGGTGCGGCCGGAGTAATGTTTGCCGTAATAGTAACACACTGGCCATCCCTCACACGAGTAATCAGAGGGGAAGTAATGCAGCTAAAAGAAGAAAACTATATTAAAATCAGCGAAAAGCTAGGGCATAGCAAAGTAAAAGTGGCGGTGAAGGAAATGCTGCCGCACATCCTTCCTCAGGTTCTGGTGGGGCTGGTCTTGCTGTTTCCACATGCTATCCTGCATGAGGCAAGCGTTACTTTTCTGGGCTTTGGTCTGACGCCGGAGCAGCCTGGCATCGGAGTCATATTATCGGAAAGCATGAAATATGTCACGATGGGTATGTGGTGGCTGGCTGTGTTTCCCGGTATTGCACTCCTGTTTACGGTCATTCTTTTTGATCTGATGGGTGATTGTGTTAAGAAAATGATAGATCCACACAGTGCACAAGAATAGGGGTAGTGATTATGCAAAAAAATGTTCAGCCCATTTTAGATATCAAGGATTTAACAATTTCTTTCATGCAGTATGAAAAGGCTTTTCAAAGAAGCGAGCTTGAAGTTATACATAACCTTAACGTTAGGATAGATCCCGGAGAAGTGGTGGCAGTTGTCGGATCAAGCGGGTCAGGCAAAAGCCTGCTTGCTCATGCTGTTTTGGGACTGCTGCCGTCTAACTGCAACGCATTCGGGTTTATATATTTTAAAGGGGAGCTTATGGATGGGAAGCGCCTAGAAGAGGTAAGAGGGAAAGATATCGTGCTTGTGCCGCAAAGTGTAACCTATTTGGATCCTTTGGAAAAGGTAGGAAGACAGGTGCGCAGAGAGCGTGAGGAAAAGAGCGTTTTCAGTCGGCAGAAAGAACTATTTAAATATTATGGTTTAGAGGAAAAGACAGAACAACTATATCCTTTTGAACTTTCCGGCGGCATGGCTAGGCGTGTATTATTAGCGGCATCGCTGATAGATAGCCCGACGCTGATAATAGCAGATGAGCCTACTCCGGGCCTGCATTTGGACGCTGCCAAGAAAGCGATGCAGCATTTTCGTAATTTTGCCAACGAAGGACATGGCGTATTACTGATAACCCATGATATAGAGCTATCCTTGGAGGTAGCTGACAGGATTGCCGTATTCTATGCGGGGACAACCCTGGAGGAGGCGCTGGTAAGCGACTTTACAAGTATGGAAAAGCTGCGTCATCCATATACGCAGGCCTTGTGGCGCGCCCTTCCTCAGAACGGTTTCAAGCCATCACCTGGTACGCAGCCTTATGCAAAAGAAAGGATCAAGGGCTGTCCTTATAGCCCTAGATGCGGTGAATTTTCCAAGGAGTGCGACAGCGACATGCCAATGAAGATGGTAAGAAATGGCAGGGTGCGTTGCATTAAGGCAACATAAAGGAGATAATTGATATGGCTTTAGAAATAAAAAATATAAGTTTTGGCTATAAACAGGATGTAACAATAATCAACAATTTGAACATGAAGATTGGCATTGATGAACGAGTGGGGATTACTGCGCCCAGTGGTTTTGGTAAAACTACATTATGCAAGATCATTGCTGGATATATCAAGCCCCATAGCGGTAAAGTGCTGTTGGACGGCAAGGATGTCCACCAAATAAAGGGTTACAACCCTATACAAATGATTTGGCAGCATCCGGAGAAATCAGTTAACCCACGATTGCGTATGAAGAGCGTTATTGAAGCCGGGGACAAGGTAGAAGACAGAGTGCTTGACGGTTTGGGTATAGAACGGGATTGGTACAACCGCTATCCTGCGGAGTTGTCGGGCGGTGAGATGCAGCGTTTTTGCATCGCCAGAGCGTTGGGGAAGAAGACCGAGTTTATTGTTGCAGATGAAATTAGCACTATGCTCGATCTTATTACACAAAGTCAAATCTGGACTTTTTTGTTGGAGGAGGTTCAGCAAAGGGGTATTGGTCTGATAGTGGTCACTCATAGCAATGCCTTGATGGATCGTATTGCAACTCGGTGCCTTGACATAGAAAATATGAGAGATGGCGAAATGGCTAACAGTGCTATCCAGTCCGGTGGCGCTTAACATAAAATCATTATGGCCGGCCATTTTATCAGATAATAGAAAACGAACCAGTTGATCCGCGACTATAGATGGTACTCGTAGCACTAACATTTCGAAAAGGAGCGAACGCTGGAATAAGAAAAGACCCCCCAAATCGAAGGTCTTAACGAAGGATAAAGGGAGCCCACTCGTGACTCCCATTTTTGAATAAAGTACTTCGGGTAACTTCTAGAGATTCGTGAGGTTTCTAGATAGAGAAAAAGCCACAAACCATTGGGAAAGACACGGAGAACCGTCCCTCGTGTCTTTGTTAAATAATATTTGTTTAAAGGCGAGCTATATTGGTTTTTATAAATTGGAAGGTATATACAGACTGGATGTGGAATTTTGATATGGACGCTGAAGTATTAAACCCACAAAGGGATATTGATGAGGAAAAGTTCTTGGAATGAGGCTGGGACACATTCGCAGATAAAAAGCAGGGTAGAGGAGGAGAGATTTGTGGCGGAAGAGGATGTCATAAAGAGGGCAGAGGCTGCTGTACAAGTCCGGCAAATGGGAAAAATGATGGCTTCGTTATTTTGCCATATGACGAAAGAGGTCCTTCGTGAACTGGGTGAGGTGCGGGGCACGGAACTGGTCGGGAGAGCGATAAAAGCTTATGGCAGCGAGCGAGGAGGTTGCCTCCATTGAAAATAGAATTTTGTCACAATCTTATATGAAATATATAAAAAAGAGCCTCATCAGGCTCTTTTTTATGGTTTATATTTTAAATGACCTTTGCTTCAAACCTACTTCCTAATTTATGTAGTTCCAAATTTGTATGTCCTCACCAAAATTGCTAGTTGTACATAGAATGTTATGTGATCACATGGAAAATATATGCAAATATGAAAGGAAGATGTAAAATTGAGTAATGTTTATCAATGTTCACAGTGCTGTCCAACATCAACATTTGTCCCCGGTTGGGCGATTCAAACTCCAACTCCGGTATGTCCTCAACCACCCGTGCCGGTTACCCCCAATCCGGTTATCCCAAGCACTTCAAGCCTTCCGACGTGCACCCCTCTGCAAGTGGTTCAACCAACGCCTACTACGGTCTTAGTAACTGCATCAATCGCTTCCGAAGCAATTATTACCTTACCGGTAAGAGCACTAGAAATAAAAAATATTAAAAAGCGCCTTAAAATAACTCAAAGCCGTTTCTTCAATTCTCCACCTCCAGTAGCTGGTGTGCCACGAGATACTCCCAAATTGTTTTTAGCCGGCTTTGTGCGCAAAGACATTCAATTTTGCCAAGCAACCGCTCAAACTGCAACAACGGTTCAAGGTACCATTAATGATTTTGTCGTTGATGTGCCCTGGTCGTGTGTTCTTAACCTCGGTCCTACAATTATAGTACCGCCGACTCATTTTGGGCAACAGCTAGAATATGAGTTTTTAAGCACCACAACGCTTCCTACAGGGTTTGCCCCCAAAGATAAGCTAATCTGTGGTGATTTAACTGAGTTTAACCAAATCAGCACTGAGTTCCTGAACACATTACCGACAGTTTCACTTTTATTCAGTCAAATCAATGAAATGGATGAAGCACTCGACCGGGTGGCATTACAGGGAGGACCCTTTGAAGAAGGGCAATTCACAAAAATTCAAGAAAAAATGACTATTTTGGTTCAAGTGCTGTTAACCTTCCCAGCAGCAATTCCTACACCGATATGCGATTAGCTAATCACAGCAGGTTTTAAAACTCTAATAATGGGGCTGTTGCAAAACGAACAGAGTTCGTAAGCATCAGCCCCTATTTATTTAAAAAACCGCGGGTCCACAAGAACCCGCAGTCCGGTGTCAACGACGCGCCTGCGCTTAAAATTGCCAATGTAGGCGTGGCAATGTGCGGTATGGGAAGCGAACAAATTCAACATCGTCCTGTCCATGGCAATCAACTTTGTAGCGATCTTACTGTCGGTATCGTTGGTGGCGCAACAATGTCTGAGTATAATTATAGGGCTAGAGCAAACCACCCGTTGAGCGGGTGGGAGTGATTTTCGAGAAAGGAGCTGGAAGAGTATCTCAGGCAATAACATGCAATTTCTTGTCAATTATTATCCAGCAAATTTTTGATATAACCTGTAGGCGTTAAACCCGAAAGGTTCATAAATTCTTTGATAAAATGGGACTGATTATAATATCCGGCGTCCAAGGCTGTATCCGTGCAATTAATGATGTGGATGGAATTAATCAGATTGCTGACTGATTTCTGGCGGATTAAGCAAATAAGGTTTTTTGGGTTCATCCCAAATCCTTCGTGGGTTTTCTGATTCAGGTATCTCTCCGAATATCCGGTGAAAGCACTCAAATCCGCTAATTTCAGGTTGCCGCCTGAGGTTAAGCCGCATTAAGCAGAATGAAGCCAACCAGCGCACCGAAGCTTATCAGTGTGGAAATGAATCCCAGAGAGCAGAAGAGGGCAATGGGGGCAGAAACCGCCAATCCCATGCTGGCAACCCTGGTTTATTATCGCAAAGCCAGGGAATTGGGTGTCAGGTTCATATCCGGTGCCCGGGCTTATTTTGGCCTGTACTTTTAGTGGGC comes from Desulfosporosinus meridiei DSM 13257 and encodes:
- a CDS encoding ABC transporter permease; protein product: MDNPIMVKPVLSSAKKSRINQRQKTIILLVLSIGIFVAILVAGYLCTDKAVNGSFMESNITPCIEHPFGTDWLGRDMLARTLKGLSISIIIGLVASTLSAIIALMLGFMTATFGKRMDSLINFLVNTSMGLPHILLLILICVAVGKGAAGVMFAVIVTHWPSLTRVIRGEVMQLKEENYIKISEKLGHSKVKVAVKEMLPHILPQVLVGLVLLFPHAILHEASVTFLGFGLTPEQPGIGVILSESMKYVTMGMWWLAVFPGIALLFTVILFDLMGDCVKKMIDPHSAQE
- a CDS encoding aromatic amino acid lyase, yielding MPITVLTEMNSCCDNPLIFSDEDDGQVLMGCNADGSFVGIEADSLCMAMTMMAKMSERRTHRLVNLFNIYKWMSKYCDDAPTMVGYSLIL
- a CDS encoding ABC transporter substrate-binding protein, producing MKRKIFRFFITVVTMTTMLVGCAASPTATVPANKPSSVIIAIQQDAEPAAGFDPITGWGSSQNDPLIQSILVNVQDDVSIACDLATEYSVSDDGLVWTFKIRPDVKFTDGVALTAKDVAFTFNTAKKTVSSRDLSMFEKAEAIDDTTVKLTLNKPYSPFIYIVACLGIVPEHAYNSAYGTNPIGSGPFMLKQWDKGEQVIFEANPDYYGKVSKMKQLTVVFMTEEAAYAAAKAGQVDIAYSSASFTKTPIPGYEIVDFTTTDHRELNLPVIPAGNMVKTINGDKEVKGGNDVTSNLAVRQAMSYAIDRQKIADIVFNGYATPAYSASPGLPWENEAVKVEYNPEKAKSIMEADGWVKNKDGIYEKNGLVAEVTVTCMAEATRQSILMAVKEMLDKFGIRINIKGGMPWEEIDPLTYSAPNLIGGGAYSPISDIGRFYTGKNRAVYSNKAVDKHMNDGLAAKTVEETYKNFKLAAWDGTTGYATIGDCPFVFIVTVDAIYFAKEGLNVVKEQIIPHDTGWFICDNVNRWSWD
- a CDS encoding ABC transporter ATP-binding protein, with protein sequence MALEIKNISFGYKQDVTIINNLNMKIGIDERVGITAPSGFGKTTLCKIIAGYIKPHSGKVLLDGKDVHQIKGYNPIQMIWQHPEKSVNPRLRMKSVIEAGDKVEDRVLDGLGIERDWYNRYPAELSGGEMQRFCIARALGKKTEFIVADEISTMLDLITQSQIWTFLLEEVQQRGIGLIVVTHSNALMDRIATRCLDIENMRDGEMANSAIQSGGA
- the metH gene encoding methionine synthase codes for the protein MRYNIEAYLKERILVLDGAMGTCIQGYDLNEQEFIGSCHCHKGQKGNNDLLNISHPEIIEAIHKRYLEAGADIIETNTFNATRISQKDYGMEDKVYELNLQGAKLAREAADLFTKAEPSKPRFVAGSVGPTNRTASLSPDVENPGIRNISFDELVLAYGEQIQGLVEGGVDLIMIETIFDSLNARAAIFAAEDVFKEKGLTLPIIISGTVADKSGRILSGQTLEAFVYTMKGEEILGIGLNCSFGARDLIPFIKYLSKTQDRYVTFHPNAGLPNSLGEYEERPEETAALVKELAEQGHLNIVGACCGSTPAHIKAIAEAVEGIKPRKIPQLEKETVYCGLEAIVIKNENNFVNIGERTNVSGSAKFARLIREKNYEAALFVAKEQVENGAQIIDINFDDGLLDAVNEMDIFLKLLAGEPDIARVPVMIDSSKFEVLEVGLKAIQGKAVVNSISLKVGEAEFLRQATLIKRYGAGVVVMAFDEQGQADTFERRIAVCQRAYELLVTKVKFPPTDIIFDPNILAIATGIEEHNNYAVDFINTVKWIKANLPYAKVSGGVSNLSFSFRGNNAIREAMHSVFLYHAIAAGMDMAIVNPSMIQIYDEIDKDLLEKVEAVVLNKTSDSAEKLLEFAENYQASGGDQVENKLAWREKGPKERLIQALVKGIAEFIEEDVEEVRGQYARAEMVIEGPLMDGMKVVGELFGDGKMFLPQVVKSARVMKKAVSLLLPYIEAEKKGSESSSAGKVVAATVKGDVHDIGKNIVSVILSCNNFEVIDLGVMASCEVILQAAKREKADIIALSGLITPSLDEMSNVAEEMERQGFNIPLMIGGATTSKTHTALKIAPKYSKGVVYSVDASKAVEVAKKLVDRNQRDGYLTQLGEEYQAIRENYGKIERKMVPLEEARAKKFKLDWTKEHITIPNLIGIKHLENFPIRELRNYIDWSYFFVAWNMGMAYPKIMKDPKYGEEAKKLFEDANQMLDLVEQEGILTANAVLGIFPANSLGDDLELYHNGRVTTFNMLRQQAVSKENVYRSLADYIAPKESGITDYLGGFIVTTGIGAKQYAEKLKEQGDDYGAIMVKLLADRLAEAFAELLHLQVRKDYWGYSPDESTKSIAALTESFRGIRPAFGYPCLRDHAEKTKLFQLLEGERHTGVTLTEHYMMDPVASVCGLYFASEEADYFDINRVDKEQLDDYARRNQKGLKEIEKMLGTILR
- a CDS encoding ABC transporter ATP-binding protein — encoded protein: MQKNVQPILDIKDLTISFMQYEKAFQRSELEVIHNLNVRIDPGEVVAVVGSSGSGKSLLAHAVLGLLPSNCNAFGFIYFKGELMDGKRLEEVRGKDIVLVPQSVTYLDPLEKVGRQVRREREEKSVFSRQKELFKYYGLEEKTEQLYPFELSGGMARRVLLAASLIDSPTLIIADEPTPGLHLDAAKKAMQHFRNFANEGHGVLLITHDIELSLEVADRIAVFYAGTTLEEALVSDFTSMEKLRHPYTQALWRALPQNGFKPSPGTQPYAKERIKGCPYSPRCGEFSKECDSDMPMKMVRNGRVRCIKAT
- a CDS encoding ABC transporter permease, yielding MSGTLGNPIVRSLNTLWKLVLVLLAVSFISFALIDASPIDPVAAYVGHQGKDNLDLVELQRLQDYFGMNEPFFPRYLNWVGGLLHGDLGVSLIYHQPVEQVIGAKIASSLMLMLTAWALSGVLGFFLGVLAGVFRDRVLDKLIKGYSLLLASAPTFWLAMLMLIIFSVWLKIFPIGLSVPIGVLAENVTFADSIRHLILPAVTLSVIGIANITLHTREKMIEIMGQDYILYARSRGENLPAIVKNHGLRNVLLPAITLQFASFSEIIGGSVLVEQVFSYPGLGQSAVSAGLRGDAPLLLGIVMVTAIMVFAGNMTANVLYGIVDPRIRRGVHG